CCAAGCCAAGCAGTTGTGGATGCGCGGCTACCTGCAGGACCTCACTCCGCGCGCCGAGCCCGCACCAGCGCCCATCAGCTTCTGGCGCCAAAAGCCACGCCCGGGAGACACGCCCTCCTCCACACCCAAATTTTTCCAACCTGTCGAACGGATCTCCTTCGCCTTGTGGGAGTTGGTCGCCGACGTGCTCAGCCAGCGGCCCGCCGCACCGGTGGAACGAACCCTGGAGATCGCCCGGGGGATCCAGCTCCAAATGGCAAAGGATCCGGACGCATTCCTGGCTTCCCTGGAGCTTTGCCAGGTCTGCCGGTATGGCACCTTGCACGCCATCCATTCGGCCGCCATCAGCGACCTGGTCGCCCAATCCATGGCCAAATCCGCCGAAGAACGCCGCATCCTGATGGCGGCGGCCCTCACCCGCGACATCGGCTTCTTGGAATTGCAGGAGGAACTCGATCAACAGAGCGACCCTCTGACCGAAGAACAGCAGGAGGAGGTCCGCAACCACCCGGTGGCCTCCAGGCGATTGCTCAAGGAAGCGGGGGTTTCGGATCCTCTCTGGCTTTCGGTGGTGGAACAGCACCACGAACGGCTCAACGGCAGCGGATACCCCATGGCTTTGGAGGGCGATGCGATCCACACCCTCTCGCGCATTCTGGGGATCGCCGACATCTACAGCGCCATGGGCAAAACCCGCGTGTACCGGGCCGCCATCCAAGGTCCGAACGCGGTTCAAGGCCTGTTCCAATTGCGCGGATCCAGCGTGGACGCCCAGATCACACAGGTGTTCGCCCGAAATCTGGGCATCTTCCACCCTGGTTTGGTGGTACGCCTGAACACCAAGGAGCTGGCCGTGGTCACCCGTCGGACCTCGGATCTCAAACACCCCGAAGTCCGCGCCATCACGGATGCGGACGAAAAACTCCTGTCCATCTATCCCGCCAGGGACGTTTCCGACCCTGTCTTTGCCATCACCGGCATCGTTCCCCGCACCCACCCGCTTCTGGAAAGGCTGAACCATCGCCAGCTCTGGGGCGAGGGTGTCGGCGTCGTTCGTCGGTGAGATCAATGTCTAACATTGGACACATGGCGATCGACTTCACCCAGGTCCATGTCTATCTCGTTACCGATCCCACGCTCTGCGGCGGACGCTCGGAAGCGGAGATCATCCGCGCCGCGGCGCAGGGCGGGTTGCGTCTGGTGCAATTTCGCGACAAGACCTGCGATGCGCGCACCTACCTGGAAAAGGCAAGATCCATCGCGGCTGTTTGCCGGGAACTGGGCGTGTGGCTTTTGCTGAACGATCGCGTGGACATCGCCGCCTGCGTGGACTGCGATGGAGTTCATCTGGGGCAAGGGGATCTTCCCACCGCCGAGGCTCGTTCCCTCCTGGGGCCGGGCAAGGTGATCGGACGCAGCACCCATGACGTGGCCCAAGCCAAGCTCGCCATCCACGAGGGAGCTGACTACATCAACATCGGGCCGGTGTTTCCCACCTCCACCAAACAGGTGGCGGTGGCTCCCGTCGGATTGGCCATGGTGCGCGAGGTCACCTCCATGGCCAAGGTTCCTGTCACGACCATGGGCGGAATCGGTCATGCCAATGCCCGGGAAGTGGTGTTGGCCGGAGCCGATCGTGTCGCGGTGGTGACCGCCA
This DNA window, taken from Fibrobacterota bacterium, encodes the following:
- the thiE gene encoding thiamine phosphate synthase, which produces MSNIGHMAIDFTQVHVYLVTDPTLCGGRSEAEIIRAAAQGGLRLVQFRDKTCDARTYLEKARSIAAVCRELGVWLLLNDRVDIAACVDCDGVHLGQGDLPTAEARSLLGPGKVIGRSTHDVAQAKLAIHEGADYINIGPVFPTSTKQVAVAPVGLAMVREVTSMAKVPVTTMGGIGHANAREVVLAGADRVAVVTAITQAPDIAKAYRDLENIVRTAKADRQ
- a CDS encoding HD domain-containing protein — translated: MDLVPVDREDVAPGKSLDSDIVDSLGRMLLPRGTPITDAAQAKQLWMRGYLQDLTPRAEPAPAPISFWRQKPRPGDTPSSTPKFFQPVERISFALWELVADVLSQRPAAPVERTLEIARGIQLQMAKDPDAFLASLELCQVCRYGTLHAIHSAAISDLVAQSMAKSAEERRILMAAALTRDIGFLELQEELDQQSDPLTEEQQEEVRNHPVASRRLLKEAGVSDPLWLSVVEQHHERLNGSGYPMALEGDAIHTLSRILGIADIYSAMGKTRVYRAAIQGPNAVQGLFQLRGSSVDAQITQVFARNLGIFHPGLVVRLNTKELAVVTRRTSDLKHPEVRAITDADEKLLSIYPARDVSDPVFAITGIVPRTHPLLERLNHRQLWGEGVGVVRR